In a single window of the Streptacidiphilus sp. P02-A3a genome:
- a CDS encoding bifunctional RNase H/acid phosphatase: protein MTSRRFIIEADGGSRGNPGPAGYGATVRDGDTGELLAETAEYLGRATNNVAEYRGLIAGLRAARELDPTARVDVRMDSKLVVEQMSGRWKIKHPDMQPLAAEAKQIFPSGQVGYTWIPRDQNKDADRLANEAMDAGQAGRQWTPRTQPAPTAPAADAARSEPQSESQPGSQPGSQPAATEAAPAVGWARPDLGAPTTLLLLRHGETALTPEKRFSGSGGSDPELSEYGRVQADRAAAGIAAHGAVQAVVSSPLLRCRQTAQAAADRLGLEVRIAEGLRETDFGAFEGLTFAEAKQRFPAELDAWLASAEVGPPGGESFAAVTRRVAVARDQLLARYAGKTVLVVSHVTPVKTLVRLALGAPSESLFRMELSPAALSVVQYYADGNASLRLFNDTSHLR, encoded by the coding sequence ATGACCAGCCGACGCTTCATCATCGAGGCCGACGGCGGCTCCCGGGGCAACCCGGGGCCCGCCGGTTACGGCGCCACCGTGCGCGACGGCGACACCGGCGAGCTGCTGGCCGAGACGGCCGAGTACCTCGGCCGCGCGACCAACAACGTCGCCGAGTACCGGGGCCTGATCGCCGGGCTCCGGGCCGCCCGGGAGCTCGACCCGACGGCGCGGGTGGACGTCCGGATGGACTCCAAGCTGGTCGTCGAGCAGATGTCGGGGCGCTGGAAGATCAAGCACCCGGACATGCAGCCGCTGGCCGCCGAGGCGAAGCAGATCTTCCCGAGCGGGCAGGTCGGCTACACCTGGATCCCGCGCGACCAGAACAAGGACGCGGACCGGCTGGCCAATGAGGCGATGGACGCGGGCCAGGCCGGCCGCCAGTGGACCCCCAGGACCCAGCCCGCGCCCACCGCGCCCGCAGCCGACGCCGCCCGATCCGAACCCCAGTCCGAGTCCCAGCCCGGATCCCAGCCCGGGTCGCAGCCCGCCGCCACCGAGGCGGCACCCGCCGTCGGCTGGGCCCGGCCCGACCTCGGCGCGCCGACCACCTTGCTGCTACTGCGCCACGGCGAGACCGCGCTCACCCCGGAGAAGCGCTTCTCCGGCAGCGGCGGCAGCGACCCCGAGCTGTCCGAGTACGGCAGGGTCCAGGCCGACCGCGCCGCCGCCGGGATCGCCGCGCACGGCGCCGTCCAGGCGGTGGTCAGCTCCCCGCTGCTCCGCTGCCGACAGACCGCCCAGGCCGCCGCCGACCGCCTCGGCCTGGAGGTCCGGATCGCGGAGGGCCTGCGGGAGACCGACTTCGGCGCGTTCGAGGGGCTGACCTTCGCCGAGGCCAAGCAGCGCTTCCCGGCCGAACTGGACGCCTGGCTGGCCTCCGCCGAGGTCGGGCCCCCCGGCGGCGAGAGCTTCGCCGCCGTCACCCGCCGGGTCGCGGTGGCCCGCGACCAGCTGCTGGCCCGCTACGCCGGGAAGACCGTGCTCGTGGTCTCGCACGTGACCCCGGTGAAGACGCTGGTCCGGCTGGCGCTCGGGGCGCCGTCCGAGTCGCTGTTCCGGATGGAGCTGTCACCGGCCGCGCTGTCCGTTGTCCAGTACTACGCGGACGGCAACGCCTCGCTGCGGCTGTTCAACGACACCTCGCACCTGCGCTGA
- a CDS encoding zinc ribbon domain-containing protein, translating into MNAAPADQIRLLDLQALDSRIDQLAHRKATLPEHAEIQQRGTDLTELRSLTVAAETQLSDTKRELVKAEQDVDQVSTRAARNKQRMDSGAVNSAKDLANLQHEIGALAKRQSDLEDIVLEIMERLESAQTRVVEMTARRDDAAHSTAEAESRRDAAVAEIDAEVVKVTRERETVAAVIPEDLMKLYSKLRQTQNGVGAARLFQRRCEGCRVELAITDLREVRAAAPDTVVRCENCSRILIRTADSGL; encoded by the coding sequence CTGAACGCCGCGCCCGCAGACCAGATCCGCCTGCTCGACCTGCAGGCTCTCGACTCCCGCATCGACCAGCTCGCGCACCGCAAGGCCACCCTCCCCGAGCACGCCGAGATCCAGCAGCGCGGCACCGACCTGACCGAGCTGCGCTCGCTCACCGTCGCCGCCGAGACCCAGCTCAGTGACACCAAGCGGGAGCTGGTCAAGGCGGAGCAGGACGTCGACCAGGTCAGTACCCGCGCCGCCCGCAACAAGCAGCGGATGGACTCCGGCGCGGTCAACTCCGCCAAGGACCTCGCCAACCTCCAGCACGAGATCGGCGCGCTGGCCAAGCGGCAGAGCGACCTGGAGGACATCGTCCTGGAGATCATGGAGCGGCTGGAGTCCGCCCAGACCCGGGTGGTCGAGATGACCGCCCGCCGGGACGACGCCGCCCACAGCACCGCCGAGGCCGAGAGCCGCCGGGACGCGGCGGTCGCCGAGATCGACGCCGAGGTGGTCAAGGTCACCCGCGAGCGCGAGACCGTCGCGGCGGTGATCCCGGAGGACCTGATGAAGCTCTACAGCAAGCTCCGGCAGACGCAGAACGGCGTCGGTGCGGCCCGGCTCTTCCAGCGCCGCTGCGAGGGCTGCCGGGTCGAGCTCGCCATCACCGACCTGCGCGAGGTCCGCGCCGCCGCGCCGGACACCGTCGTCCGCTGCGAGAACTGCAGCCGGATCCTGATCCGCACCGCGGACTCCGGCCTGTAG
- the yaaA gene encoding peroxide stress protein YaaA, which yields MLVLLPPSEGKAAPAAGAPLALDALSLPGLTEARERVLATLVELSAGDPDTAAAVLGLSPGLRGELARNAALRTAPALPAGQLYTGVLYDALGLADLTADARARAEASLLVFSGLWGAVRISDRIPAYRCSGGVKLPGLGALGGYWRGPLGRALPEAASGLVLDLRSSAYAALWKPVGEVAGRTVTVRVLHERLVGGVVKRSVVSHFNKATKGRLLRDLLEAGAEPQSPAELVEALRELKYTVEAAAPAAGKPWALDVVVAEL from the coding sequence GTGCTGGTGCTGTTGCCGCCGTCCGAGGGAAAGGCCGCGCCGGCGGCGGGGGCGCCGTTGGCGCTCGACGCGCTGTCGCTGCCGGGTCTGACCGAGGCGCGGGAGCGGGTGCTGGCGACGCTGGTGGAGCTGAGCGCGGGCGACCCCGACACCGCCGCCGCCGTACTCGGGCTGTCGCCGGGCCTGCGCGGGGAGCTGGCCCGCAACGCCGCGCTGCGGACCGCCCCGGCGCTGCCCGCCGGGCAGCTGTACACCGGCGTGCTCTACGACGCGCTGGGCCTGGCCGACCTGACCGCCGACGCCCGGGCCCGGGCCGAGGCGTCGCTGCTGGTCTTCTCCGGCCTGTGGGGGGCGGTGCGGATCAGCGACCGGATCCCCGCGTACCGGTGCTCGGGCGGGGTCAAGCTGCCGGGCCTGGGCGCGCTGGGCGGCTACTGGCGCGGGCCGCTGGGGCGGGCGCTGCCGGAGGCCGCCTCCGGTCTGGTGCTGGACCTGCGGTCCTCCGCCTACGCGGCGCTGTGGAAGCCGGTCGGCGAGGTCGCCGGGCGGACGGTGACCGTCCGGGTGCTGCACGAGCGGCTGGTCGGCGGGGTGGTCAAGCGGTCGGTGGTCAGCCACTTCAACAAGGCCACCAAGGGCCGCCTGCTGCGGGACCTGCTGGAAGCCGGTGCCGAGCCGCAGTCGCCCGCCGAACTGGTCGAGGCGTTGCGGGAGTTGAAGTACACGGTGGAGGCAGCGGCCCCGGCGGCGGGCAAGCCGTGGGCGCTGGATGTGGTGGTCGCCGAGCTCTGA